Genomic window (Polaribacter batillariae):
TTGAAACGAAAATGAAGATTGATTAGAAGTTAATTTTAAGTTTTTTAGATGTTCGTATCCATTTTTTAATTGATTGCTTATAATTTCTGTTGCTGGTTTGTTTAAAACTTCAATATAATTGATATAGAGTTTTGCTTCAGAAGATTTTTTATTCATTTTCTCTGGCAAAAATGCATTTACACCATGGTCGCCTCCAAAATATAAAACGCCATTGCTATCTTTAAAAACACTTCTTTTGTTAAAGCTATCGCCATGTAAACCATCCGATTGATAAAAAGACTCTATTATATCTTTTTTAAAGTTATATTTATGAATTCCTGTAGTGGTTCCTAGCCATAAGAAATCTTCTCCTTCTGGAACTACAGATACGATTATTAAATCTTTTAAATTCTCGACATTTTCGAAAGATTTAAATGCATTCTTTTTAATATTATAATTTAATAGTCCGTTTGGATGTAATACCAGCCATAAAGAATTATCGGTGCCTAAAGTTAGATATCTAAAATTAATTTTTTTTAAATTTTCTTGTATTTTTTTATCAAACGAAATATGTTTAAAGTAAGAATCTTTAAAAACTTCAACTTCATTAAATTGAAACAAACCACCACCGTTTACAACTACAAAAATATTTCCGTTTTTATCTTCTGCAATTCCATGCGAATACATTCCTTTTAAACCGTGCGCATTGTAATCGAAGGTTGCCAATAACTTATTTTTTTCTGAAAAGACATTAAAAGAGTTTGCAGAAGTGCTCCAAATTCTATTTTTAGAATCTTTAAATAAAAATCTTATTTCTTCGTTGTTTTTTCCAGATTCATCTGGAGTGTTTATTTTAGAAAAATTTCCATCTTTAAAAACCCACAAACCATTTAAATAGGTGGCAAACCATAATTGTTCTTTTGGGTTTTCTTCGATACTTTGAATGTATCTAGCTGTAAAAAACCTTTTGCCTTGCTCTTTATTGCTGTAATGAATTTTTTGTGTATTTGGTAAAACTCTATTTAACCCTTCGCCATCTGTACCTAGCCAAATAGAGTTGTTAGAAGATTTAAAAACAGAAAGAATAGATGTTGGTGTATTATTTTCTAAACCGTTATAATAGATAATGTTACTATTTGACTTAGGCAGAACATTAATTATTCCGATTTTATCAAGAAAGTATAAATTGCCATTTCTATCTTGAGATATGTTTGTTATAGAGTTGTTACTGAGAGAAAATCTATTATTTATATTATTCTTATAAAGTGTTAATTTGTTCGTCTCGACGTTAATTTTGTAAAGTCCATCTCCATCTGTACCAACCCAAACAAATCCGTTGGCATCGTAAAATAGAGAGATAATCATGTTAACGTTTTTAATTGATTTACTCTTATTAAAATTGCTTTTGGACGTTAGAAAAAATTCTCTATATTTTTTTTCTGCGCTAATATATTTATATAAACTTCCCTTATCTGAACTTATCCATAAATCTTTCTTACGGTCTAATGCAATTCTTAAATAAGATCCCTTAAAATTGGAAGGCAATTCTAATGCTTCTAGTTTATTTATATCAACAGTATATTTATAAATTTTTCTATTGTTTGTAGAAACCCAAAAATTATTATCGTTAATAATTTCAATATTTGTTATTTTAAATGCTGTATTTTTATTTAAAGGTAAACTGGTTATACTATCTATTTTATTTGTGTTGTAATTATATCTAAAAAGGGACCCTTCTTCTGAGCCAAACCAAACTTGGTTGTTGTTGGGGGTAATGCTGGTAATTTGTATTTTTCTTTTATCATGCGCTAAATTAACGCTAAAACATTTTTTATTATTTAAAGAATCTATTTTCATTAACTCTCCGTTTAAAGAAGAGAGCCACATACTTTTTTTATGATCTTTTTTAATTAAAAACTCTTGATCCGTTTTTTTGAAGTTTGTAAAAATGGAATCGTATGGATTGAATAAGTATTCGTAACCATTAAACTTATAAATTCCTTTATTAGTAGTGATCCATAAATACCCTAAATTATCTTCTTCGATTTTTGAACCTCCATGAAAATCTTTCTCTAACTTTTTAAAATTGGCGGGTTCTTGCGAGTAATTATTGTTTGCAAGTAATAAAAGAATAAAAAAGGGTATTATTTTAAAAAAAAACTGCATTTAGTCTTATTTAAATGAAACGATTGCTCGAATATATACATAATATAGATTTTATCAATTTCTTTTTTTAAAAAAAAGTTTTCATATTAAAAAACAGCTACATTTTAATCATTTTGTGTAGGTAAATTCACTTTTTATTAAAAATGAAGAAAACGCACACGGTATTAGCAAAAAAAACCTACTTAATTTTTTGTTAAAAAAAAGCACCTTTGAAACTTAGTAACACAAATCAAACCCAAAAAAAACTAATTTATGAAACAGCACTTTTTTAAAAAACTGCTATTTGTTTTGTTATTTACTACTTATACAGTAAGTGGCCAAACCAAAACAATAACAGGAAAAATTTTAGATGAAACTGGAGAGCCATTACTAAGCGCTTCTATTCTAATTAAAGGAACTAACAGGGGTACCTTTTCAGATTTTGATGGAAATTTCAAAATCAATGCAAAAGCAACAGATGTTCTTGTGGTAACTTATGTAGGTTACAATAAAAAAGAAGTTCCTATTTCGGGAAAAGAAAGCCTTACCATTCGTTTAAAGCCTAGTGCAGAGGCATTAGACGAAATTGTACTTATTGGTTACCAAAAAGTACGTAAAAAAGACGTTACTGGAGCAGTAACAAGCATTAGTGCGAAACAACTGGAAGACATACCCGTAGTAACTGTTTCTTCTTTAATTGCCACACAAGGAACAGGCATACAAAACGTAACAATGAGTGGTGCTCCAGGAGCGAGACAATCTCTAGTTATTCGTGGAAATACAAGTATATCTGGTCAATTAGACCCATATACTGCTTTTAGTAATCCATTATATGTAATTGATGGTGTACAAACCTCTTTAGAAGATTTAGCTGGTTACAATGCTTCTAATGTCGATTTTTTAGCTTCTTTAAATCCAAATGATATCGAAAGTATCGATATTTTAAAAGATGCCTCTGCAGCTGCTATTTATGGTTCTCGTGGAGCAAATGGGGTTATTATTATAACCACAAAAGGTGGTAAAGCATTAGACAAACCAGAATTTTCTTTTTCTGCTGTAACAGGTGTGTCTCCCAAACCCAATTTAGTGCCCATGTTATTAGGTGCTGCAGAAAGAAATGCAAAATGGAATATGATTGATAGATGGTGGTTGACTAGTGAGGTACAATCTGCACAAGTACCAATGGTTCTTTCAGACAGCTTAAACCCTGCATTTAACAATAATGTAAATTATCAGAAGATGTTTTACAGACCTAGTACTACTCAACAATACAACATAAGTGTCCGTGGAGGTGGTGAGAAATCTAACTACAGATTTTCTTTAGGGTATTTAAACTCAGAAGGAGTTCTAAAAGGGACTGGGTTTAAACGTTACAACTTATCTGCAAGTACAAATTTTAAAGTAGGCTCTAAATTTAGAAATCAGTTTAGAATATTGGCTTCTATTACAGAAAATGAAACAGGAAGAGGAAACCCTTATGGAGGCTCATTTAGTTTAAATTCTTCATTACCTGTAAGTCCAACTAATTTAAATTCTTCTTTATTCTATTTTAGTGATGAAAGAAGAAGAGCTTTAACAGGTGAGTTAACAGATCGGTTAAATACAGACAAAGAATACAGATCCACTTTTTCTAATATTGCTACTTTAGATCTTTTTGATGGTTTGTCGTTAAACTCGCAACTCACGTATGTTTATAGTAGTAATAAAAAGAATTTTTACGAACCATCAACAATTAGAACCAATAAAGACGGTTTTGCTAGCTATTCTCTATATAACCGTCAAAATTTATCTTCAGACCTTTACTTAAGTTATCTTAAAAACTTTGAAGAAACCCATGAAGTTTCTGCAATTTTAGGAAACAAAATCGATTATAACCAGTATGAAGATTTAGCGATTCGAGCAGTCGGCTTTGGAAGTGATGCAATAAAGGTTATTAATAATAGATATTCTCTAGATCAAGTTGCTGGTTTTTCTGATATAAGAGCCAATGCTTTATTATCTTATTTTGCAAGAGCCAGTTATAAATATAAAAATAGATATATTTTTAGTGGAAACTTTAGTATCGACGGTTCTTCTAGATTTGGTTCAGATGTTCGCTGGGCAAAATTTCCCTCTGCTTCTTTAGCTTGGATTTTTTCTGAAGAACCCATTTTAAAACCTATTCTTTCAGATTTTGTAGATTTTGCAAAACTAAAAGTAACATGGGGTATTAATGGAAAACAATTTCGTCAAAACTATTTAAGATTTGGTGCGTATAATTTAGGGTATGGAGGTGCTGCATACTGGACCAATCAAATGAATGTTTCTTCTTATGGAGGTGTTACAGGTGTGGTTCCTACATATAATCGAATTGGAAATAAAAAGCTATCTTGGGAAAATTCTGAACAATGGAATATTGGATTGGAATTAGACATGTTTAACAGACGTCTAAACTTTAATTTCGATGCTTACCACAAACAAACAGATCAATTATTATTTGATGTATTGCTTCCTAGTTATTCTGGTTATAACGTAGCAAAATCAAACATTGCAGGTGTTTTAAATTATGGATGGGAAGCTTTTCTTACTTACCATGTTTTTCCTAGAACAAATGATTTACGTCTTTCATTTGACATTGGTTTAAGTAAAAACGAAAATTTTGTAACAGATTTGCCAAACGGAAATAGAGATTATATAGGAGATGCAGGTAACTATGGTTATGTTGTTGGTAGGCCTCTTAATTTATACAAATTTTTTACAAACGATTATATCTTAGACGATTTAAGTCAATTACCCGTAAATCCTTATACAGGCGAACCTCTTGCAGGTAAATCTGCATGGGCTACCATACAACCTGGGTTTCCTATTTGGAAAGATTTAAATGGAGATTATATTTTAAATGAAACGCACGATTATCAGCTATCAAGAGAGTTTTCTCCTATTCCAGACATTCAAGGGTCTTTCAATATAAATTTAAAATACAAAGCGTGGTATTTTCAAATGTATAGCCAATTTTCATTTGGTGCAGACATTTTTAACTCAACATTAAATAGTTATATGAATAACTACGATAGAGGAGGAGATACTTGGGCAGAAAAAGGTTTAGCCGATTTAAGTTCACATACTTTTTGGAATCAACCTGGAGATGGTGCGGCTGGAGTTCGGTTTCCAGCAATGTATCCTTCTGTAGGAAGTTTACGTCCTTTCTATAGATTTAGGTCAAACCAATCTCTATGGATAGAAAGTGGAGATTACTGGAAAATAACCAATGCTTCTATTGGACACACGTTTTCTAATGAAACTTGGATGAAAGACCTAGGCTTAAATCGTTTACGTATCTATGGTTCTGTATTAAACCCATATATGTGGCAACGTTCTAAAGCTGTTGTAGATGCCTCTTTGGTAGATGCTAAAGGATATACTCTTGGAAATGGGTATCCACAAGCAAGAACTTTTTCTATAGGTATTGATGTAAAATTTTAAACTAAAAATAAAGATGAAAAATATTAAAAAATATACAACTTTAACAATGATTGTGTGTTTGTTCGCTTCTTTCAGCTGTACAAGCATACTAGATCAAGAACCTGTAAACATAACACATCCAGACGTATTTTGGAGTAACCAATCGAACGCAGAACAAGCATTAGCTGGTGCTTATGCCACATTTAAAGAAGCAATAACCAAACAGGCCAATTTTATCTATTGGGGAGACATTCCAGCAATGACTTTTATGAGGAGTAGAGATTGGATTAGTGGCTATATACAAAATGGAGGAGATTATGTTTTACCTTATAGAGGCTTTAGTCGCGACTGGAAAGATCTTTATAGAGCCGCAAATTGGGCATTAACTATCGAAAAACATGTTTCTGAAATGCCTGATAATTTATTTGCTTCTAAAAAAGAGAAAGATAGAATCATTGGAGAAGCGGCTTTTGTTAGAGGACTTTCTTATTTTTGGATTGCCCGTATTTGGGGTGATGCTCCCATTGTAAATGAAGCGATAGAATCTTCGACCCAATTAATTAATAGCGATGGATTTGTGGTTAGAATTCCAAGATCAAATGAGTTAGAAGTATTAGACTTTGCTTTAGAAGCAACTAACAAAGCAATCGACTTATTAAACTACCAATCTCCAGGCGCTACTAACTGGGCAATTATTGCAAATAAAGCAAGTGCAGAAGCTTTAAAGGCAGATCTTACACTTTGGTATGCTGCTAGAGACAATAACAATCCAGATATGTTAAAAGCTTCTATCGAAGCTGCTACCAATGTTATTAACAATAGTGGTGCAGAATTAATAGATTACGTAGCAGAAGGTAAAGATGGTTTTGATAACATGTGTACAGGAGGCTCTAAAACAGGGTTGTTTGAAATTAATATGAATGCTGGCATGAACGAGTCATTTCGAATCTCTAGCTCTGGCGCTCATTATACTGGTTTAACATTAAACTTTCCTATTTGGAAAAATAAAAACACAAATGTATCTCCAGTTATAGATCCAGATTATTATGGAAAAAAAATGATGAGAAACGATCCTGATAGAGCGAATGATGTACGTAAAGACATCTTTTTCTACGATTACGATAGCGACGAAAACTCTTTTCCTTTAAAATATTCTCACACCTCAAAAGACCCTAGCACCGAAGATGCTTATGCACTATTTAGCGAGTCTAACATCTTAATTTATAGAATGGCAGATATGTATCTTCTTAGAGCAGAAGCATACGCGAAATCTAACCAAGCTGGAAATGCAGTAGCAGATTTAAATTTAACTAGAAGCAAAGCAAATGTTCCTAATTACACTGGGGCTATGGATAAAGAAAGTTTAATCGAAGCTATTTTCGAAGAGCGTTCTATAGAATTTGTTGCAGAAGGAAAATCGGCCTTTGATCGTATTAGAATGGATTTTTACGAAGATGTTCCTTGGATGAACCAAAGTAGAATTGCCAAAAAAGGATACTTTTGGCCAATTGACCCTACAATAATTTCTAATAATCCTTCTATCGTTCAAACAGAATATTGGAGAGGAGCTTTATAAAAAAAAATGATGATGAAATATTCAAAAATAAAAAACAAAGTAATGAAAAATACATGGTTAGTAATAATTATACTTATTTCGCTATATGCTTGTAGCAGTGAAGAGCAAATAATAGACGGAGGTTTAAGCAATGGTAACGTAAACGCCACTACTTTCGACTTCCTAAAATCGCATAAACAATTAGATACACTTGCAATTCTAATAGAAAAAGCAGGTTTAAAAGACAAGGTAAATGAACAAACAACGCTTTTTGCCGCTAATAATACGTCTATTAATAGATATGTAAATTCAGTATTATCTAAAATGAGGCAAACAGACCCAGAAGCAACATTTACTGTAGATGACATTCATGTAGATACTTTAAAAAAATATATGGGTAGTTATATTTTTAATGTAAAAATTAAACGTGAAAACATGACGAAAGAAGGGAGTATTTTAACCTCTTCTAATGGAGAAAAAAGAAGAATTTCCTTAGAGCCTGTAGATAAATATAATAACTATTTAGAGTCTCGTCCAGAATATGTATATTATACGTATAAAGGTGGAGATACTTGGGAAGATTGGGATGATGTTAATTCAGATGATGAAAGCGTTTTAGTTAGAACCTCTAACATAACGACCTTAAATGGTGTTGTACATGTATTACAAGGTACACATGTGCTATTTAATTATAAAAACAACTAAAATTTTAAACGCATGAAAAATATAATAACAGTTTTACTATTTATCGTAGCATTAGCTTCTTGTACCCCACCAGAAGTTGGTTATATAGACGATAATATACACGCACTTCA
Coding sequences:
- a CDS encoding hybrid sensor histidine kinase/response regulator transcription factor, which codes for MQFFFKIIPFFILLLLANNNYSQEPANFKKLEKDFHGGSKIEEDNLGYLWITTNKGIYKFNGYEYLFNPYDSIFTNFKKTDQEFLIKKDHKKSMWLSSLNGELMKIDSLNNKKCFSVNLAHDKRKIQITSITPNNNQVWFGSEEGSLFRYNYNTNKIDSITSLPLNKNTAFKITNIEIINDNNFWVSTNNRKIYKYTVDINKLEALELPSNFKGSYLRIALDRKKDLWISSDKGSLYKYISAEKKYREFFLTSKSNFNKSKSIKNVNMIISLFYDANGFVWVGTDGDGLYKINVETNKLTLYKNNINNRFSLSNNSITNISQDRNGNLYFLDKIGIINVLPKSNSNIIYYNGLENNTPTSILSVFKSSNNSIWLGTDGEGLNRVLPNTQKIHYSNKEQGKRFFTARYIQSIEENPKEQLWFATYLNGLWVFKDGNFSKINTPDESGKNNEEIRFLFKDSKNRIWSTSANSFNVFSEKNKLLATFDYNAHGLKGMYSHGIAEDKNGNIFVVVNGGGLFQFNEVEVFKDSYFKHISFDKKIQENLKKINFRYLTLGTDNSLWLVLHPNGLLNYNIKKNAFKSFENVENLKDLIIVSVVPEGEDFLWLGTTTGIHKYNFKKDIIESFYQSDGLHGDSFNKRSVFKDSNGVLYFGGDHGVNAFLPEKMNKKSSEAKLYINYIEVLNKPATEIISNQLKNGYEHLKNLKLTSNQSSFSFQFSAIENLMNSNYNYAYKLEGFDNDWILSKKDRIATYTNIPSGNYIFKVKAGSGKGIWDTETKEIAIRIKPHWWKSTLAYIIYTLFFLFLIYSAFLWFKLKKKLIEETLHNNQEKEIYAVKMNFFAKMSHEIQTPLTLILGPIADMLQRAESSGNTLLKQRLQIIANNANRLSRIATELMTVRNRELGMLKVYASENDLIAHLKKISLSFSEQARFKKIDFIQDYPNKKLFVWYDLDKIEHVLYNLLSNAFKFTPPEGTVKILVEENQKKKTIKISISDSGPGIPEKDLKDIFKLFYQSDLGKSRRGTGIGLALTKELIHIHHGKIKVKSSSKEGTKFSISLSTKENVFTSEEKINLDKTNVLSESYHTDFNLLNKNLIKKKTKESDKKFTLLIVEDNVEMQIFLKDILTEMYNLFIAENGKQGIELAEKKKPDLIISDIMMPVMDGVEMCNILKKKKSTAHIPIIFLTAKNSTSIKIEGLESGAIEFLRKPFNFYELTLKIYNILESQEKLISKYKLDTISSQEKVNIPSKDVQFLESLVKELDKNIENPNFKLDELAGTLNMSYSVIYRNCIDITGKTLVEFLRSRRLKKAALLIVERGYNISEAAYMVGYKDSRYFTKCFKEEFGKTPKAFKTESQNTNLQDFLKKYKLS
- a CDS encoding RagB/SusD family nutrient uptake outer membrane protein, yielding MKNIKKYTTLTMIVCLFASFSCTSILDQEPVNITHPDVFWSNQSNAEQALAGAYATFKEAITKQANFIYWGDIPAMTFMRSRDWISGYIQNGGDYVLPYRGFSRDWKDLYRAANWALTIEKHVSEMPDNLFASKKEKDRIIGEAAFVRGLSYFWIARIWGDAPIVNEAIESSTQLINSDGFVVRIPRSNELEVLDFALEATNKAIDLLNYQSPGATNWAIIANKASAEALKADLTLWYAARDNNNPDMLKASIEAATNVINNSGAELIDYVAEGKDGFDNMCTGGSKTGLFEINMNAGMNESFRISSSGAHYTGLTLNFPIWKNKNTNVSPVIDPDYYGKKMMRNDPDRANDVRKDIFFYDYDSDENSFPLKYSHTSKDPSTEDAYALFSESNILIYRMADMYLLRAEAYAKSNQAGNAVADLNLTRSKANVPNYTGAMDKESLIEAIFEERSIEFVAEGKSAFDRIRMDFYEDVPWMNQSRIAKKGYFWPIDPTIISNNPSIVQTEYWRGAL
- a CDS encoding SusC/RagA family TonB-linked outer membrane protein → MKQHFFKKLLFVLLFTTYTVSGQTKTITGKILDETGEPLLSASILIKGTNRGTFSDFDGNFKINAKATDVLVVTYVGYNKKEVPISGKESLTIRLKPSAEALDEIVLIGYQKVRKKDVTGAVTSISAKQLEDIPVVTVSSLIATQGTGIQNVTMSGAPGARQSLVIRGNTSISGQLDPYTAFSNPLYVIDGVQTSLEDLAGYNASNVDFLASLNPNDIESIDILKDASAAAIYGSRGANGVIIITTKGGKALDKPEFSFSAVTGVSPKPNLVPMLLGAAERNAKWNMIDRWWLTSEVQSAQVPMVLSDSLNPAFNNNVNYQKMFYRPSTTQQYNISVRGGGEKSNYRFSLGYLNSEGVLKGTGFKRYNLSASTNFKVGSKFRNQFRILASITENETGRGNPYGGSFSLNSSLPVSPTNLNSSLFYFSDERRRALTGELTDRLNTDKEYRSTFSNIATLDLFDGLSLNSQLTYVYSSNKKNFYEPSTIRTNKDGFASYSLYNRQNLSSDLYLSYLKNFEETHEVSAILGNKIDYNQYEDLAIRAVGFGSDAIKVINNRYSLDQVAGFSDIRANALLSYFARASYKYKNRYIFSGNFSIDGSSRFGSDVRWAKFPSASLAWIFSEEPILKPILSDFVDFAKLKVTWGINGKQFRQNYLRFGAYNLGYGGAAYWTNQMNVSSYGGVTGVVPTYNRIGNKKLSWENSEQWNIGLELDMFNRRLNFNFDAYHKQTDQLLFDVLLPSYSGYNVAKSNIAGVLNYGWEAFLTYHVFPRTNDLRLSFDIGLSKNENFVTDLPNGNRDYIGDAGNYGYVVGRPLNLYKFFTNDYILDDLSQLPVNPYTGEPLAGKSAWATIQPGFPIWKDLNGDYILNETHDYQLSREFSPIPDIQGSFNINLKYKAWYFQMYSQFSFGADIFNSTLNSYMNNYDRGGDTWAEKGLADLSSHTFWNQPGDGAAGVRFPAMYPSVGSLRPFYRFRSNQSLWIESGDYWKITNASIGHTFSNETWMKDLGLNRLRIYGSVLNPYMWQRSKAVVDASLVDAKGYTLGNGYPQARTFSIGIDVKF